A single genomic interval of Aureliella helgolandensis harbors:
- a CDS encoding WecB/TagA/CpsF family glycosyltransferase has translation MESSTNSNSSSHTIPLPIVNGSANTPLAHSGSSQSPPRSPRTTTTATNPVAESLDRGIDGVLEAIQDERRTGTRSNLTWPTKVPIWNGEFSLLNMTQTVALADAVIQAGHPEYFVTANLNYLMLTEEHPRLEEINRRSIAVLADGRPIVARSRVSETPLPERVAGADLIVELARLSAEKGYRIYFLGAAPGVAQTAAHKLQEQFPQLEVAGCYAPPFRPLTAAEHEQMLEQIREAKPDILLVAFGQPKGEMWIANNRETLGVPLSIQLGASFDFLAGTAKRAPLVWQKIGCEWLYRALSDPRRLGPRYLKNIAFLLRKIAGDLASVLKLTFAQ, from the coding sequence ATGGAATCCTCCACAAACTCAAACTCCAGCTCTCACACCATTCCGCTACCGATTGTTAACGGCTCAGCTAATACCCCCTTGGCCCATTCCGGTTCCTCCCAATCCCCGCCCCGCTCGCCACGGACGACGACCACCGCCACGAATCCTGTGGCGGAAAGTCTGGACCGTGGTATTGATGGAGTCCTTGAGGCAATCCAGGACGAGCGCAGAACTGGCACCAGATCAAACCTCACTTGGCCTACCAAAGTTCCCATCTGGAATGGTGAGTTCTCGTTGCTGAACATGACGCAAACGGTCGCCTTGGCCGATGCGGTAATCCAAGCAGGTCATCCCGAGTACTTCGTCACCGCCAATCTAAACTATTTGATGCTGACCGAAGAGCATCCCAGGCTGGAGGAGATCAATCGCCGCAGCATTGCAGTGCTGGCCGACGGCCGCCCTATCGTAGCACGTAGTCGCGTTTCAGAAACACCACTGCCGGAGCGTGTTGCCGGCGCCGACTTGATTGTCGAACTTGCGCGTCTATCTGCAGAGAAGGGCTATCGCATCTACTTCCTAGGTGCCGCTCCAGGAGTTGCCCAAACGGCAGCCCACAAGCTGCAAGAGCAGTTCCCCCAGCTCGAAGTCGCCGGTTGCTATGCGCCTCCATTCCGTCCATTGACGGCCGCCGAACACGAACAGATGCTCGAGCAAATCCGTGAAGCCAAACCAGATATCCTGCTGGTTGCTTTTGGACAGCCGAAAGGGGAGATGTGGATTGCGAACAATCGGGAGACCCTGGGCGTGCCCCTGAGTATCCAGCTGGGAGCCTCCTTCGACTTCCTGGCCGGAACGGCCAAGCGAGCACCGCTCGTCTGGCAGAAAATTGGCTGCGAATGGCTGTACCGCGCCCTATCCGACCCCAGACGCCTGGGGCCCCGCTACCTCAAGAACATTGCGTTCCTCTTGCGAAAAATCGCCGGCGACCTCGCTTCGGTACTCAAGCTCACTTTCGCCCAGTGA
- a CDS encoding DUF2293 domain-containing protein gives MSDQSPSRGKTASPTFGPGPTERSVRASDGSVRHAPADWELLPPGDAGATRRVKAAGEHWVVQEKKGRRMFSKGVWAPATTIAKVRSELDAERSTEAYAKRRQADATRRDRAQGEYVEDFFAAVTRFLDFHPRHAKLGEGFAKAVTEHATPVGSGTVARTKRIPVEQRAEAAVIAWMRHQTTAYDSMVIPRVKGKRREVRRMLAARSKELLSVYRRGDAPAANCPLRRAMQ, from the coding sequence ATGAGTGATCAATCGCCGAGTCGGGGGAAAACAGCCAGTCCAACGTTCGGGCCGGGGCCCACCGAACGCAGTGTGCGGGCTTCCGATGGTTCGGTGCGGCATGCGCCGGCCGATTGGGAGTTGCTCCCCCCTGGAGATGCCGGTGCGACTCGTCGCGTCAAGGCAGCGGGAGAGCACTGGGTCGTTCAGGAAAAAAAGGGGCGTCGGATGTTTTCGAAAGGGGTGTGGGCCCCGGCGACAACCATCGCCAAGGTGCGCAGCGAGTTGGATGCTGAGCGATCGACGGAAGCCTACGCCAAGCGTCGACAGGCGGACGCGACGCGGCGCGATCGAGCCCAGGGGGAGTACGTGGAAGATTTCTTCGCGGCGGTAACCCGCTTCCTGGATTTCCACCCGCGACACGCCAAGCTGGGGGAGGGCTTTGCCAAGGCGGTGACCGAGCATGCCACCCCGGTGGGCAGTGGTACAGTGGCCCGGACCAAACGTATCCCGGTGGAGCAGCGGGCCGAAGCAGCGGTGATTGCCTGGATGCGGCACCAAACGACTGCTTACGATTCGATGGTGATCCCACGCGTGAAGGGGAAGCGGCGCGAAGTGCGGCGGATGCTGGCAGCCCGCTCCAAGGAACTCTTAAGCGTCTATCGACGGGGGGACGCGCCAGCGGCCAACTGCCCACTTCGCCGAGCGATGCAGTAA
- a CDS encoding ABC transporter permease, which yields MISFDRNAALIRTALHGVLLHKLRSMLTVLGLVFGVASVIVMLAVAEGASREAQKQIESLGVNNIIVRSVKPSGSQQEINYDTFEQSFGLTYNDLRRMEETLTSAVGVTPLREFQQEARYAAQVVAGRIVGVYPSYFETNRIPLVRGRLLEPTDLEHRANVCVIGDEVARTVFPGISPLGKSIQVGNLHFFRIVGVQGYKTPSAGAGSSLSAQDLNRDIVIPLTTDRSRIGDVIQKEEQGSFSRQRLELSQITVEVLDRHHVKSTAAALEGLLAKYHPRQDYAITIPLDLLEQAQATQRIFNFVLGATAAISLLVGGIGIMNIMLATVSERTREIGIRRALGAKQNDIILQFLVETASLSLFGTLLGVLVGLAAPALVTYFSGMETIVTIWSILIASSVSIVVGIVFGIYPARQAAMLDPIEALRRG from the coding sequence ATGATATCCTTCGATCGCAATGCAGCCCTGATTCGTACCGCCTTGCACGGCGTGCTGCTGCATAAACTTCGCTCCATGCTGACCGTCCTGGGCCTAGTCTTCGGGGTCGCCAGCGTGATTGTGATGCTAGCCGTTGCCGAGGGAGCCAGTCGCGAAGCTCAAAAGCAAATTGAGTCACTGGGAGTCAACAACATCATCGTAAGGAGCGTCAAACCCAGCGGCAGCCAGCAGGAGATCAACTACGATACGTTCGAACAAAGCTTCGGCCTGACCTACAATGACCTGCGGCGGATGGAAGAAACGCTCACCAGCGCCGTCGGCGTTACCCCACTGCGAGAATTCCAGCAAGAGGCCCGCTATGCTGCTCAAGTAGTTGCCGGACGCATCGTTGGCGTCTACCCCAGCTACTTCGAAACCAACCGCATCCCGCTGGTGCGCGGCCGACTCCTCGAACCCACCGACCTCGAACACCGGGCCAATGTGTGCGTCATTGGCGATGAAGTTGCCCGGACCGTATTTCCAGGCATTTCACCACTCGGCAAATCGATCCAAGTTGGCAATCTACACTTCTTCCGAATCGTTGGCGTCCAGGGTTACAAGACTCCCTCCGCAGGAGCCGGATCGAGCCTATCCGCACAAGACCTCAATCGCGACATCGTGATCCCCTTAACGACCGACCGCAGCCGAATTGGAGATGTGATTCAGAAGGAAGAGCAGGGGAGCTTCTCGCGGCAACGACTGGAACTGAGTCAGATTACCGTGGAGGTACTCGACCGGCATCACGTCAAATCGACGGCTGCTGCTCTGGAGGGGCTGCTCGCCAAATACCACCCTCGCCAAGATTACGCGATCACAATCCCGCTCGATCTGCTCGAACAGGCGCAAGCCACGCAGCGGATCTTCAATTTCGTCCTGGGGGCCACCGCTGCCATCTCCCTGCTCGTAGGCGGGATTGGCATCATGAACATCATGTTGGCAACCGTCAGCGAACGGACGCGGGAGATCGGGATTCGCCGCGCCCTGGGCGCCAAACAAAATGACATTATCCTGCAGTTTCTCGTGGAAACCGCGTCGCTGTCCCTGTTCGGCACCCTGCTTGGTGTGCTGGTCGGCCTAGCCGCGCCCGCCCTAGTCACCTACTTTTCAGGCATGGAGACGATCGTCACGATTTGGTCGATCCTCATCGCCTCCAGCGTATCGATCGTCGTGGGAATCGTGTTCGGAATCTATCCAGCCCGCCAAGCGGCCATGCTCGACCCCATCGAAGCCTTGCGGCGAGGGTAA
- a CDS encoding HlyD family efflux transporter periplasmic adaptor subunit, whose amino-acid sequence MKPLFRILLSLLLLAGVSYGIYRARGFFGNALAENNEAATYTVQRRTLEDRVVERGTVESQHTVYGRCEVPRGGKITFIVPEGTPVEEGDEVVKFQTDEVEADIREKDVQINEAKGKQDEAIQALEIQRNKNATDEAAAKLEYEIAAIDLKKYEKGDFVAEVADLERAIKEAEAELEKVRDEKNNIEILVKKGYRTPQQLREYQLRENTYQFQVERDKQKLRVLVTYEREKKLIELRGKEEETRLKLERAKQTADAEEKKAEGAVSNAENGVKILEQQMQDLIALKEKCTLKAEQNGIVVYANESWYDDSRRIREGTEVWSGRSVYYLPDMKNMQVKANVHESVVDRIKPDQKANIRLDAFNDVKLTGTISKVAGMAASSHSAVQNYETIILIDELPEGLSIKPGMTAEVDILVGTYTDVIAVPVGAITEHFSQSYVYVLNGSNAGRRIVKTGRVTHSFIEITDGLEVGETVALDAYQRGIADFADAEREAGGSSSAAPAEPPGA is encoded by the coding sequence ATGAAACCACTCTTCCGTATCTTGCTGTCTCTCCTGTTGCTGGCTGGCGTAAGTTACGGCATCTATCGCGCTCGCGGCTTCTTTGGAAACGCCTTGGCCGAGAATAACGAGGCGGCAACCTATACCGTCCAACGCCGAACTCTGGAAGATCGCGTCGTCGAACGAGGGACAGTCGAAAGCCAGCACACCGTCTACGGTCGCTGCGAAGTCCCCCGTGGCGGGAAGATCACCTTCATCGTTCCCGAGGGGACGCCCGTGGAGGAGGGGGATGAAGTTGTCAAATTCCAAACCGACGAAGTGGAAGCAGATATCCGCGAAAAGGATGTACAGATCAACGAGGCCAAAGGAAAACAGGACGAAGCGATTCAAGCCCTGGAAATTCAACGCAATAAAAATGCGACCGACGAAGCTGCAGCCAAGCTCGAATACGAAATCGCAGCCATCGATTTGAAGAAATACGAAAAAGGAGATTTTGTTGCCGAAGTTGCCGACCTAGAACGCGCTATCAAAGAGGCCGAGGCCGAGCTTGAGAAGGTGCGCGACGAAAAGAACAACATCGAAATCTTAGTAAAGAAAGGCTACCGCACCCCACAACAACTGCGTGAATATCAGCTGCGGGAGAATACCTACCAGTTTCAAGTGGAACGCGACAAGCAAAAACTCCGCGTGCTGGTGACCTACGAACGCGAAAAGAAGCTGATCGAGTTACGCGGCAAAGAAGAGGAAACTCGCCTCAAATTGGAGCGGGCCAAACAGACCGCCGATGCGGAAGAGAAAAAGGCCGAGGGTGCCGTCAGCAACGCCGAAAACGGTGTCAAAATCCTGGAGCAACAAATGCAAGATTTGATCGCTCTCAAAGAGAAATGCACGCTCAAAGCAGAGCAAAATGGAATCGTTGTCTACGCCAACGAATCTTGGTACGACGATTCCCGCAGAATCCGTGAGGGAACCGAAGTTTGGTCGGGACGTTCGGTCTACTACCTGCCCGACATGAAAAACATGCAAGTCAAAGCCAACGTGCACGAGTCGGTCGTGGATCGGATCAAACCCGACCAAAAGGCAAACATCCGCCTCGATGCTTTCAATGACGTCAAGCTCACCGGAACGATCTCGAAGGTCGCCGGGATGGCGGCCAGCAGCCACTCCGCCGTTCAGAACTACGAAACCATTATTCTGATCGACGAGCTGCCCGAGGGGCTGTCGATCAAACCAGGCATGACTGCCGAAGTGGATATCCTAGTGGGAACCTACACCGATGTGATTGCCGTCCCCGTGGGAGCCATTACCGAACACTTCTCACAGTCGTACGTCTATGTTCTAAACGGCTCGAACGCGGGACGACGCATTGTCAAAACGGGGCGCGTAACCCACTCCTTCATCGAGATCACCGACGGTCTCGAAGTCGGTGAAACGGTTGCTTTGGACGCCTACCAACGCGGCATTGCCGACTTTGCTGATGCCGAACGCGAAGCCGGAGGATCCTCGTCCGCCGCCCCAGCGGAACCGCCGGGAGCTTGA
- a CDS encoding metallophosphoesterase family protein: MPAIVPLGRRAFLQGSSLLLAPLLCDRTVLGRPHQAASEGGAESLRIGLVTDLHYADKPPAGSRYYRESLDKLAEAAAAYREVKPHFVVELGDLIDAADSVAVETEYLKRINKELASICDQRHYVLGNHCVATLRKEEFLQVVERPQAFYSFDEQGMHFVVLDACFRSDGEPYGRNNFKWTDANIPAEELDWLAEDLRATERPTLVFAHQRLDVHDNHGVRNAAAVRKVLEGAGQVQAVFQGHSHQNDYRNIAGIHYCTMVAMVEGSGPEQNGYSWMEIAGSGAIEVHGFRKQKPYQWVPAPS, encoded by the coding sequence ATGCCAGCCATTGTCCCACTGGGTCGCCGAGCATTTTTGCAAGGCAGTTCTCTCTTACTTGCCCCGCTTCTGTGCGACCGAACGGTATTGGGTAGACCGCACCAGGCGGCGTCTGAGGGGGGGGCTGAGAGTCTGCGAATCGGGCTGGTGACTGACTTGCACTATGCGGATAAGCCACCGGCTGGCTCGCGGTATTATCGCGAATCGCTCGACAAACTGGCTGAGGCGGCTGCGGCCTACCGGGAGGTTAAGCCTCACTTCGTGGTCGAACTGGGAGACTTGATTGACGCGGCCGATTCGGTGGCGGTTGAAACGGAATATTTGAAGCGTATCAACAAGGAGCTTGCGTCGATCTGTGATCAGCGGCACTATGTGCTTGGGAATCACTGCGTCGCGACGCTGAGGAAGGAGGAGTTTCTGCAGGTGGTCGAACGGCCTCAAGCCTTCTATTCCTTCGACGAGCAGGGGATGCATTTCGTAGTCCTGGACGCCTGTTTTCGCAGTGACGGTGAGCCCTACGGACGCAATAACTTTAAGTGGACGGACGCCAACATTCCCGCAGAAGAACTCGACTGGCTAGCGGAAGATCTCCGAGCGACGGAGCGCCCTACCCTTGTATTTGCGCATCAGCGTTTGGATGTGCACGACAACCATGGCGTGCGAAACGCCGCCGCGGTACGCAAGGTGCTGGAGGGAGCGGGGCAGGTGCAAGCGGTTTTCCAGGGCCATAGTCATCAAAATGATTATCGCAATATTGCTGGGATTCACTACTGCACCATGGTGGCCATGGTTGAGGGTAGCGGCCCCGAGCAAAATGGATACTCTTGGATGGAAATTGCTGGCAGTGGGGCGATTGAAGTGCATGGATTTAGGAAGCAGAAGCCGTACCAGTGGGTGCCTGCTCCGTCATAA
- a CDS encoding glucose-1-phosphate adenylyltransferase, translated as MIDVNPRSVLALILGGGRGSRLYPLTKIRAKPSVPLAAKYRLIDIPISNCINSNINQIFVLTQFLSNSLHGHIRQTYRFDHFSGGFVELLAAQQTMEGGTDWYEGTADAVRKNLENLDQRGVEYVLILSGDQLYRMDYRAMLKTHIESKADVTIAAIPVDRKEAHALGIMRCDETGKVTGFLEKPKSPEEIDLVKMDPKWIDSQGVESNGRDCLASMGLYIFNRDLLFDVLEKTPYQDFGKEVFPAAIRSKHVQVHMFDDYWEDIGTIRAFYEANLQLAKKNPPFDLVCPEAPVYSRPRFLPPAIIEGAQISGSLIADGCRIGKGTVIENSVIGLRCLIGEGVTIRNSIIMGSDFYDTDQEVQAHVDAGRPPVGIGAGSVIEGAILDKNCQVGKNVVVKNKSGADSSDEFNPCLIRDGIPVLVKEGVLPDGWSMG; from the coding sequence ATGATAGACGTAAATCCCCGTTCTGTACTGGCTCTTATTTTAGGGGGCGGACGCGGCTCACGACTCTACCCTCTTACCAAGATTCGCGCGAAGCCCTCGGTACCTCTGGCAGCAAAATATCGGTTGATCGACATTCCGATTTCCAATTGCATCAACAGCAATATCAATCAGATTTTTGTGTTGACCCAATTCCTGTCCAATTCCTTGCACGGGCACATTCGTCAAACCTATCGCTTTGATCATTTCTCGGGCGGATTTGTTGAGCTGCTAGCGGCACAGCAAACGATGGAAGGTGGCACCGATTGGTATGAGGGCACAGCCGATGCGGTGCGCAAGAATCTCGAAAACCTCGACCAGCGGGGCGTCGAGTATGTGTTGATCCTGTCAGGCGATCAACTCTATCGCATGGACTATCGCGCCATGCTTAAGACGCACATCGAGAGCAAGGCGGACGTTACCATTGCCGCGATTCCCGTGGATCGCAAGGAAGCTCACGCGTTGGGTATCATGCGGTGCGATGAAACGGGGAAAGTCACCGGCTTCCTGGAAAAACCAAAGTCGCCGGAAGAAATTGACTTGGTAAAGATGGATCCCAAGTGGATCGATTCCCAGGGGGTCGAGTCGAACGGTCGCGATTGTTTAGCCAGTATGGGGTTGTACATTTTCAACCGCGATTTGTTGTTTGATGTGCTGGAAAAAACGCCCTATCAAGATTTTGGTAAAGAGGTCTTTCCAGCGGCGATTCGCAGCAAGCATGTGCAAGTCCACATGTTCGACGATTATTGGGAGGACATTGGTACAATTCGTGCCTTTTACGAAGCCAATTTGCAGTTGGCCAAAAAGAATCCTCCCTTCGATCTCGTCTGCCCGGAAGCTCCCGTTTACTCACGGCCGCGATTCCTTCCTCCGGCCATTATCGAAGGGGCTCAGATCAGTGGCAGTCTCATCGCAGATGGTTGCCGCATTGGGAAGGGGACGGTCATTGAAAACAGCGTGATTGGCCTGCGCTGCTTGATTGGTGAAGGGGTTACCATTCGCAATAGTATCATCATGGGGTCTGATTTCTACGATACCGACCAAGAGGTGCAAGCGCACGTGGACGCGGGAAGACCTCCGGTGGGAATCGGGGCTGGCTCGGTCATCGAAGGGGCCATCTTGGATAAGAATTGTCAAGTCGGCAAAAACGTGGTCGTCAAGAACAAGTCGGGCGCAGACAGCTCCGACGAGTTCAACCCGTGCCTAATCCGCGATGGCATCCCCGTTTTGGTGAAAGAGGGCGTGCTTCCCGATGGTTGGAGCATGGGCTAG
- the fusA gene encoding elongation factor G: MELAKVRNIGISAHIDSGKTTLSERILFYTGRIHKIEEVKGGGDGAKMDHMELEQERGITITSAATSVSWGGVLSNHIKEPYHVNLIDTPGHVDFTIEVERSLRVLDGAVLVLCAVGGVQSQSLTVDRQMRRYNVPRLAFINKMDRTGADADKVVKAMREKLNTDAVLVQMPIGAGETFAGMIDLVTMKKLEFQGDQGTDVIESEIPADLLEEAEAYRHAMLESMSMYNDEMMELLLSEEPVSEELIHKVIKDAVQNQGFTPVFVGTAFKNKGVQPLLDAVVRYLPSPEQREIKARKVDDETQRVLLKPDTEAPFVGMAFKIVEDPYGQLTFMRVYQGKIAKGEMYTNQRTGRKERFSRIVRMHSDEREEIDTAEAGDIVAIMGIDCASGETYAAERDYCTLESMFVPEPVIKVSVTPGSRADADKMSKALQRFRKEDPTFQVYNDDETNETIICGMGELHLEIYIERMRREYKIEVNAGAPKVSYREAPGEKVDFDYKHKKQTGGSGQYAHIKGSLTPIDPEGETLFEFEDHVVGGRIPKQFIAPVEKGMRDSLVKGPLADYPVVGVRIDLNDGSYHDVDSSERAFYIAAQGCFRETLRKASPMILEPIMKCELECPESYQGDVVGDVIRRRGLVVSTDIRDNVSYIIAEVPLAETFGYATDLRSMTKGQGTFTMELMAYRKVPNNVQEEIIAKRAKKD; the protein is encoded by the coding sequence ATGGAACTCGCAAAAGTACGCAATATTGGCATTAGCGCTCACATTGACTCTGGAAAGACGACATTGAGCGAGCGAATTCTGTTTTACACAGGCCGAATTCACAAGATCGAAGAGGTCAAGGGTGGTGGTGATGGTGCCAAAATGGACCATATGGAGTTGGAGCAAGAGCGCGGGATTACGATCACCAGCGCCGCGACCAGCGTTTCTTGGGGTGGTGTCCTCAGCAACCACATCAAAGAGCCTTACCACGTCAACTTGATCGACACACCTGGCCACGTGGATTTCACGATTGAAGTGGAACGCAGTCTGCGCGTCCTCGATGGCGCGGTACTCGTCCTATGTGCTGTCGGTGGCGTACAGAGTCAATCTCTGACGGTCGACCGTCAGATGCGACGTTACAACGTCCCTCGCTTGGCGTTCATCAACAAGATGGACCGGACTGGGGCCGATGCCGACAAAGTCGTCAAGGCGATGCGGGAAAAGCTCAACACCGATGCGGTTCTCGTTCAAATGCCGATTGGTGCAGGGGAAACGTTTGCCGGCATGATCGATTTGGTCACCATGAAGAAATTGGAATTCCAAGGCGACCAAGGTACGGACGTAATTGAAAGCGAAATTCCTGCGGATCTGCTTGAAGAGGCGGAGGCATACCGTCACGCCATGCTCGAAAGCATGTCGATGTACAACGACGAAATGATGGAATTGCTGCTCAGCGAAGAGCCTGTCTCGGAAGAGCTGATTCATAAAGTCATTAAGGACGCCGTTCAAAACCAAGGTTTCACCCCTGTATTTGTTGGCACCGCGTTCAAGAACAAAGGGGTGCAACCGCTGCTCGATGCCGTGGTTCGCTACCTTCCTAGTCCTGAACAGCGTGAAATCAAAGCTCGGAAAGTGGACGACGAAACGCAGCGCGTGTTGCTCAAGCCTGACACCGAAGCACCGTTTGTAGGTATGGCGTTCAAGATTGTAGAAGATCCCTACGGCCAATTGACGTTCATGCGCGTCTACCAGGGCAAAATCGCCAAGGGTGAAATGTACACCAATCAGCGAACCGGCCGCAAAGAGCGGTTTAGCCGAATCGTGCGAATGCACTCCGATGAGCGGGAAGAAATTGACACCGCTGAAGCTGGCGATATCGTGGCCATCATGGGCATCGATTGTGCCAGTGGTGAAACCTACGCTGCCGAGCGTGACTACTGCACACTCGAAAGTATGTTTGTGCCAGAACCTGTGATCAAGGTTTCGGTAACTCCCGGTAGCCGTGCGGATGCTGACAAGATGAGCAAGGCGTTGCAGCGGTTCCGTAAGGAAGATCCAACGTTCCAGGTTTACAATGATGATGAAACGAACGAAACGATCATCTGTGGAATGGGCGAGTTGCACCTTGAGATCTACATCGAACGGATGCGACGTGAATACAAGATTGAAGTCAATGCCGGTGCACCTAAGGTTAGTTACCGAGAAGCCCCAGGCGAGAAAGTCGACTTCGATTACAAGCACAAGAAGCAGACTGGTGGATCGGGGCAGTATGCTCACATCAAGGGTTCGTTGACTCCAATTGACCCAGAAGGCGAGACTCTATTCGAGTTCGAAGATCACGTTGTCGGTGGTCGTATTCCTAAGCAGTTTATTGCACCTGTGGAAAAGGGTATGCGAGACTCGCTGGTGAAGGGGCCTCTGGCTGACTACCCTGTGGTCGGTGTGCGAATCGACCTCAACGATGGTAGCTATCACGATGTTGACTCGTCGGAACGCGCCTTCTATATCGCTGCTCAAGGATGTTTCCGCGAAACGTTGCGGAAGGCGTCGCCGATGATTCTGGAGCCTATCATGAAGTGCGAGCTGGAATGCCCAGAGTCGTACCAAGGGGACGTCGTGGGGGATGTGATTCGGCGTCGTGGTTTGGTTGTATCCACCGACATTCGCGACAACGTTTCCTACATCATTGCCGAAGTGCCTTTGGCTGAAACCTTTGGGTATGCAACCGACCTGCGAAGCATGACCAAGGGACAGGGAACGTTCACGATGGAGTTGATGGCCTACCGCAAGGTGCCTAACAACGTGCAAGAGGAAATCATTGCCAAGCGCGCCAAGAAGGACTAG